Proteins from one Streptomyces sp. NBC_00390 genomic window:
- a CDS encoding universal stress protein, which translates to MTIPLVVGIDGSEASLEAVDWAAEEAVRHEVPLHLVHAAVPDHEAADLIAVASERAWKAVPTVRLSSEVLHADAASALVSEGRNAFALVLGSRGLGDLAGMLLGSVSLAVAARADCPVVVVRGGAEYRDARFGRVVVGVEDGEGSGTAVRFASREAHVRRCRLVAVHAWSAPFALSEPPPPSGFAPEAHRRPPMQVLDDVLRGQAERYPDATVSRLVIKGTARQALLEAASGSDLLVVGARRRRGHLGLQLGLVNHALLHHAPCPIAVVPQV; encoded by the coding sequence GTGACGATTCCCCTGGTGGTCGGCATCGACGGATCCGAGGCGAGTCTGGAGGCGGTGGACTGGGCCGCCGAGGAGGCAGTCCGGCACGAAGTGCCGCTCCACCTCGTGCATGCGGCCGTGCCGGACCACGAGGCGGCCGACCTGATCGCTGTTGCCTCGGAACGGGCCTGGAAGGCCGTTCCGACGGTGCGGCTGTCGAGCGAGGTGCTGCATGCGGACGCGGCGTCCGCTCTGGTCAGCGAAGGGCGCAATGCCTTCGCGCTGGTCCTTGGGTCAAGAGGGCTCGGAGATCTCGCCGGGATGCTCCTGGGATCGGTCAGCTTGGCCGTGGCAGCCCGCGCCGATTGCCCGGTCGTCGTGGTACGAGGCGGGGCGGAGTACCGGGATGCCCGGTTCGGAAGGGTCGTCGTCGGCGTCGAGGACGGCGAGGGGAGCGGCACGGCAGTGCGGTTCGCCTCCCGTGAGGCCCATGTGCGGCGCTGTCGGCTGGTGGCGGTGCACGCCTGGAGCGCCCCGTTCGCTCTCTCCGAGCCTCCGCCCCCGTCCGGGTTCGCACCGGAGGCCCATCGGCGCCCGCCGATGCAGGTGCTCGACGACGTGTTGCGTGGCCAGGCAGAGCGGTACCCGGACGCCACGGTCAGCCGCTTGGTGATCAAGGGGACGGCACGACAGGCGCTCCTGGAGGCCGCGTCGGGCTCCGACCTGCTCGTCGTCGGAGCCCGCAGGCGACGCGGGCACCTCGGTCTGCAACTGGGCCTGGTCAATCACGCGCTGCTGCATCACGCGCCATGTCCGATCGCGGTCGTTCCGCAGGTATGA
- a CDS encoding universal stress protein, which produces MELPLVVGVDGSDSSLQAVDRAVDEAARHRLPLRLLHGSLWERYDAGHPSFGTERPAGDPHLVDDAARVHGERASNLLADALREAVRDRPRVDVHRRPVEGPAHTVLLDASSDADLLVVGALRRHGHFGLQFGRVAHVLLHHSECPVAVIPQRA; this is translated from the coding sequence ATGGAGCTCCCCTTGGTGGTGGGCGTCGACGGATCGGACTCCAGCCTGCAGGCGGTGGACCGGGCGGTGGACGAAGCGGCACGCCACCGGCTGCCATTGCGCCTGCTCCATGGCTCCTTGTGGGAGCGTTACGACGCAGGCCACCCGTCCTTCGGCACCGAGCGTCCCGCCGGGGATCCCCACCTCGTGGACGATGCCGCCCGTGTACACGGGGAACGGGCCTCAAACCTCCTCGCCGACGCGCTGCGTGAGGCCGTGCGGGATCGCCCCCGGGTCGATGTACACCGCCGGCCGGTCGAAGGCCCCGCCCACACGGTCCTCCTGGATGCGTCGTCCGATGCCGACCTGCTGGTCGTCGGCGCCCTTCGGCGGCACGGCCACTTCGGTCTGCAGTTCGGCAGGGTCGCCCACGTCCTGCTGCATCACTCCGAATGCCCGGTTGCCGTCATCCCACAGCGAGCCTGA
- the pdhA gene encoding pyruvate dehydrogenase (acetyl-transferring) E1 component subunit alpha: protein MTPARGARTRKTSPTTKPAEQAASEKQSAKTKLATTRATEHRVDLLEAMLRIRRFEERCVELYSAAKIRGFVHLYIGEEAVAVGVSEALSPEDAVVSTYREHGHALARGIPAEAVMAEMYGRTTGCSGGRGGSMHLFDASRRFYGGNAIVAGGLPLAAGLALADRMRDERRVTCCFFGDGAFAEGEFHETANLAALWDLPLLLVCENNLYAMGTAIERHEAQTDLAMRAASYGMVAWAVDGMDVEAVERAARRAAEAIRAGAGPHFLELRTYRFRAHSMYDPDRYRDKAEIERWKGRDPITRLMDRMREHDELGNKELAAVELRLTDEIDHAVVTAEEAPEEQVENLLRHVTSASAEVS from the coding sequence GTGACCCCCGCCCGCGGCGCCCGTACCCGGAAGACCTCCCCGACGACGAAGCCCGCGGAGCAGGCCGCGTCGGAAAAGCAGAGCGCGAAGACCAAGCTTGCCACCACCCGGGCCACCGAGCACAGGGTGGACCTGCTGGAGGCGATGCTGCGCATCCGGCGCTTCGAGGAACGATGCGTCGAGCTGTACAGCGCCGCCAAGATCCGCGGCTTCGTCCACCTCTACATCGGCGAGGAGGCAGTCGCCGTCGGCGTCAGCGAGGCGCTGAGCCCTGAGGACGCGGTCGTCTCCACCTACCGTGAGCACGGCCACGCGCTCGCCCGCGGTATCCCCGCCGAGGCCGTCATGGCCGAGATGTACGGCAGGACGACCGGCTGCAGCGGAGGCCGCGGCGGGTCCATGCACCTGTTCGACGCAAGCCGCCGCTTCTACGGCGGCAACGCGATCGTCGCCGGCGGTCTCCCGCTGGCTGCCGGCCTCGCCCTCGCCGACCGCATGCGTGACGAGCGCCGCGTCACCTGCTGCTTCTTCGGCGACGGTGCCTTCGCCGAGGGCGAGTTCCACGAGACGGCGAACCTCGCCGCCCTGTGGGATCTGCCGCTGCTGCTCGTCTGCGAGAACAACCTCTACGCCATGGGCACAGCCATCGAGCGGCATGAGGCACAGACCGACCTGGCCATGCGCGCCGCCTCCTACGGCATGGTCGCCTGGGCCGTGGACGGCATGGACGTCGAAGCCGTCGAGCGGGCCGCCCGCCGGGCCGCCGAAGCCATCCGGGCAGGCGCCGGACCGCACTTCCTGGAGCTGCGCACCTACCGCTTCCGCGCCCACTCCATGTACGACCCGGACCGCTACAGGGACAAAGCGGAGATCGAGCGGTGGAAGGGCCGGGACCCGATCACCCGCCTCATGGACCGTATGCGCGAGCACGACGAGCTGGGCAACAAGGAACTCGCCGCGGTCGAACTCCGGCTCACGGACGAGATCGACCACGCCGTCGTAACCGCCGAAGAGGCGCCCGAAGAGCAGGTCGAAAATCTGCTGCGCCATGTGACGAGTGCTTCGGCGGAGGTGAGCTGA
- the acsA gene encoding acetate--CoA ligase yields MGWETVHKDTAPGVAPNLADYDRTRSDFTWSQARTALAGLPGGGLNIAHEAVDRHAGPGEGHNIALRCIARDNAVSTVTYAELASRTARFANVLQSLGVGREDRVFTLLGRCPELYTAVLGTLKNTSVLCPLFSAFGPDPVEQRLRLGDARVLVTTAALYRRKVAERRAALPGLEHVLIVGPGADQLPGTVSFDQLTSEAPDTFVIPPTSPEDMALLHFTSGTTGTPKGAIHVHEAVVAHFATAAYALDLHPEDVYWCTADPGWVTGMSYGIIAPLVHGVTVVVDEGDYDARRWYRILGEQRVSVWYTAPTALRMLMRATPRQGAYDLPRSYDLSALRFIASVGEPLNPEAVVWGKDVLGLPVHDNWWQTETGCIMIANFAACDIRPGSMGRPLPGVEAAVLERGEDGRTLVLDGRVTEVESPDVEGELALRPGWPSMFRGYLHDKERYEAAFADGWYLTGDLVRRDADGWYWFVGRADDVIKSAGHLIGPFEVESALMEHSAVAEAGVIGRPDPVAGNIVKAFVSLRPGIEPTPELERELLGFSRRRLGPAVAPREIAFDQNLPKTRSGKVMRRLLRARELGLPTGDLSTLEGSA; encoded by the coding sequence ATGGGCTGGGAGACGGTCCACAAGGACACCGCACCGGGCGTCGCACCGAATCTCGCCGACTACGACCGGACACGTTCCGATTTCACCTGGTCGCAGGCGCGCACCGCGTTGGCCGGGCTGCCCGGCGGCGGGCTGAACATCGCGCACGAGGCGGTCGACCGGCATGCGGGCCCGGGTGAGGGGCACAACATCGCGCTGCGGTGCATCGCCCGTGACAACGCCGTCTCCACTGTCACCTACGCCGAGCTGGCCAGCCGTACGGCTCGCTTCGCGAACGTCCTGCAGTCACTCGGCGTCGGCCGTGAGGACCGGGTGTTCACCCTGCTCGGCCGGTGTCCCGAGCTCTACACGGCGGTGCTGGGCACACTGAAGAACACCAGCGTGCTGTGTCCGCTCTTCTCCGCGTTCGGGCCCGACCCGGTCGAGCAGCGGCTGCGTCTCGGCGACGCCCGGGTCCTGGTCACCACCGCGGCCCTGTACCGGCGGAAGGTGGCCGAGCGCCGGGCGGCGCTGCCCGGGCTCGAGCACGTTCTCATCGTCGGGCCCGGCGCCGATCAGCTGCCCGGCACGGTCTCCTTCGATCAGCTGACGTCCGAGGCCCCGGACACTTTCGTCATCCCGCCGACCTCGCCCGAGGACATGGCCCTGCTGCACTTCACGAGCGGAACCACCGGGACTCCCAAAGGTGCGATCCACGTCCACGAGGCGGTGGTCGCCCACTTCGCCACAGCCGCGTACGCACTCGATCTGCACCCCGAGGACGTGTACTGGTGCACCGCCGACCCCGGCTGGGTCACCGGCATGTCGTACGGCATCATCGCCCCGCTCGTCCACGGCGTGACCGTCGTCGTCGACGAAGGCGACTACGACGCCCGGCGCTGGTACCGGATCCTCGGCGAACAGCGGGTCAGCGTCTGGTACACCGCGCCCACGGCCCTGCGGATGCTGATGCGCGCCACCCCCCGCCAAGGCGCGTACGATCTGCCGCGTTCGTACGACCTGTCGGCCCTGCGCTTCATCGCCTCCGTCGGCGAGCCCCTCAACCCCGAGGCGGTGGTGTGGGGCAAGGACGTGCTGGGCCTGCCGGTGCACGACAACTGGTGGCAGACCGAGACCGGCTGCATCATGATCGCGAACTTCGCGGCATGCGACATCCGGCCCGGTTCGATGGGACGTCCGCTGCCCGGTGTCGAGGCGGCCGTACTGGAGCGGGGTGAGGACGGCCGGACTCTGGTCCTCGACGGCCGGGTCACGGAGGTGGAGAGCCCCGACGTGGAGGGGGAATTGGCGCTGCGGCCGGGCTGGCCGTCGATGTTCCGCGGCTATCTGCACGACAAGGAGCGTTACGAGGCCGCGTTCGCCGATGGCTGGTATCTGACCGGCGATCTGGTCAGGCGGGACGCGGACGGCTGGTACTGGTTCGTGGGGCGCGCCGACGACGTCATCAAGTCGGCGGGGCATCTGATCGGCCCGTTCGAGGTGGAGAGCGCCCTGATGGAGCACTCGGCGGTCGCGGAGGCCGGGGTGATCGGCCGGCCGGACCCTGTCGCCGGGAACATCGTCAAGGCGTTCGTGTCGCTGCGCCCCGGCATCGAGCCGACCCCGGAACTGGAACGGGAACTGCTGGGCTTCTCCCGGCGCAGACTGGGCCCGGCTGTCGCGCCCCGGGAGATCGCCTTCGACCAGAACCTGCCGAAGACCCGGAGTGGCAAGGTCATGCGCCGACTGCTGCGTGCACGTGAACTCGGTCTTCCCACTGGCGACTTGTCGACCTTGGAGGGATCCGCGTGA
- a CDS encoding CBS domain-containing protein: MHHRTVAELMTREVVRARRDLPFKEIVKLLADNDVTAVPVVDDLERPMGVVSEADLLRKSADQADPSGRTPVPHLEAWERAKAEGARAEELMSAPAVCARPEWSVVEAARLMEVHGVKRLPVVDETDRLQGIVSRSDLLRIFLRRDDAIRDEIHRDLLQQTMGLVPSEVTVEVREGQVALGGSVEFKSLIPIIERLCRSVDGVVSVSEHIAYRTDDARSSATGS; encoded by the coding sequence ATGCACCACCGAACCGTCGCAGAACTCATGACCCGAGAGGTCGTCCGGGCACGGCGTGACCTGCCGTTCAAGGAGATCGTCAAGCTGTTGGCGGACAACGACGTCACCGCTGTGCCCGTGGTGGATGATCTGGAACGCCCGATGGGTGTGGTGTCCGAGGCGGATCTGCTGCGCAAGTCCGCAGACCAGGCCGACCCGTCCGGTCGGACACCGGTTCCGCATCTGGAGGCGTGGGAGCGGGCCAAGGCCGAGGGGGCCAGGGCCGAGGAACTGATGTCGGCTCCAGCGGTGTGCGCGCGTCCGGAGTGGAGTGTGGTCGAGGCAGCCCGTCTGATGGAGGTCCACGGTGTCAAGCGACTGCCCGTGGTGGACGAGACGGACAGGCTCCAGGGCATCGTCAGCCGCAGCGACCTGCTACGGATCTTCCTGCGCCGTGACGACGCCATCCGCGACGAGATCCACCGGGATCTGCTGCAGCAGACAATGGGCCTCGTTCCCTCAGAGGTGACGGTCGAGGTACGCGAGGGGCAGGTCGCCCTCGGCGGATCCGTCGAGTTCAAGAGCCTGATCCCCATCATTGAGCGGCTGTGCCGGAGCGTTGACGGCGTGGTCTCGGTCTCGGAGCACATCGCGTACCGGACCGACGACGCCCGGAGTTCCGCCACCGGCTCGTGA
- a CDS encoding CBS domain-containing protein — translation MKHSKIGNLMVNEVVSVTPQTPFKEVAKLLAVHRISGLPVVDTDDKVLGVISESDLILRQAGVPPEPGPIRSARLAWRSPPAGGTEAGHNADTKAHAMSARELMSQPAITVQANDTIAVAARTMAQHRIERLPVVDEGSRLVGIVTRRDLLQVFLRSDPDIRREIDDEVLDQTLGLFPGAVQVHVTNGVVTLEGQLERFSEIPVAVRLAQQVDGVVTVIDKLTYLYDDSGSRPAQQTPLPAADETEDSGVHWERSP, via the coding sequence ATGAAGCACAGCAAGATCGGCAACCTGATGGTGAACGAAGTCGTCTCGGTGACTCCGCAGACCCCGTTCAAAGAGGTCGCGAAGCTACTCGCGGTGCACCGGATCAGCGGTCTGCCAGTGGTCGATACCGATGACAAGGTGCTCGGCGTGATCTCCGAGAGCGACCTCATACTCCGGCAAGCGGGTGTTCCGCCCGAGCCGGGACCCATCCGCAGCGCACGGCTGGCCTGGCGGTCGCCGCCGGCCGGCGGCACCGAGGCCGGACACAACGCTGACACCAAGGCGCACGCGATGAGCGCCCGAGAGCTGATGTCGCAGCCGGCGATCACCGTCCAGGCCAACGACACCATCGCCGTGGCCGCCCGCACCATGGCGCAGCACCGCATCGAGCGGCTGCCCGTGGTCGATGAGGGCAGCCGCCTGGTGGGTATCGTGACCCGTCGCGACCTGCTTCAGGTCTTCCTGCGATCGGACCCTGACATCCGCCGGGAGATCGACGACGAGGTCCTGGACCAGACGTTGGGGCTGTTCCCGGGCGCGGTCCAGGTGCATGTGACCAACGGTGTGGTCACCCTCGAAGGTCAGCTGGAGCGGTTCAGCGAGATCCCGGTCGCTGTCCGGCTGGCGCAGCAGGTGGACGGTGTGGTCACCGTCATCGACAAGCTGACCTACCTCTACGACGACTCCGGTTCTCGGCCGGCGCAGCAGACGCCACTCCCTGCCGCCGACGAAACCGAGGACAGCGGCGTCCATTGGGAGCGGTCACCGTGA
- a CDS encoding pyridoxamine 5'-phosphate oxidase family protein — MRAHLGDQLVIESPATGATRRDGEIVGLHHADGTPPYDVRWSDTDEVTLVFPGPDAHIRRVEHEPGTRESRPGRDEAGAVSDTTPLQGPPNPGDIGRRVAGERKRQGLTRAETALRARMAPDYLAYLEERQADPSLGTLIRLADALSTSVAALRGGGIDLPPGQGQALLHPQLRDLGPDECRARLSTHGLGRVAVSTSDGPAVVPVNYEVIDDTIAFRTAPDSVPAAAVGTDVAFEVDHVDEATSQGWSVLVVGPARVVTEPDAVRRLDDRAHTRPWAGGERDMWVLIQPTRLTGRRISPADQ; from the coding sequence ATGCGAGCTCACCTCGGCGATCAACTCGTCATCGAAAGCCCGGCGACCGGCGCTACCAGGCGCGACGGCGAGATTGTCGGACTCCACCATGCGGATGGAACACCTCCCTACGACGTGCGCTGGTCGGATACGGACGAGGTGACGCTGGTGTTCCCCGGGCCTGACGCACATATCCGGCGCGTCGAGCACGAGCCGGGGACCCGCGAGTCCCGGCCGGGCAGGGACGAGGCGGGTGCCGTGTCCGACACGACCCCGCTGCAGGGGCCACCCAATCCTGGTGACATCGGCCGGCGGGTGGCCGGCGAGCGCAAGCGACAGGGGCTGACCCGGGCGGAAACAGCCCTGCGCGCCAGAATGGCGCCGGACTACCTGGCGTACCTCGAAGAACGGCAGGCCGACCCGAGCCTGGGAACTCTCATCAGACTGGCCGACGCGCTGAGCACCAGCGTCGCAGCCCTGCGGGGCGGCGGCATCGATCTGCCGCCCGGCCAAGGCCAGGCGCTCCTCCACCCTCAACTGCGGGACCTCGGCCCTGATGAATGCCGCGCCCGGCTTTCCACGCACGGCTTGGGCCGCGTGGCGGTTTCGACATCCGATGGCCCGGCGGTCGTGCCGGTGAACTACGAGGTCATCGACGACACGATCGCCTTTCGGACCGCGCCCGACTCAGTGCCTGCCGCGGCGGTGGGAACGGACGTCGCCTTCGAGGTCGACCATGTGGACGAGGCGACAAGCCAGGGCTGGAGCGTGCTCGTCGTCGGCCCTGCCCGGGTTGTCACGGAGCCCGACGCCGTGCGGCGGCTCGACGATCGTGCTCACACCAGGCCGTGGGCGGGGGGTGAACGCGATATGTGGGTGCTGATCCAGCCCACGCGCCTCACCGGCCGCCGCATCAGTCCGGCCGATCAGTGA